Proteins from one Dysgonomonas sp. HDW5A genomic window:
- a CDS encoding LacI family DNA-binding transcriptional regulator, with the protein MARVSIKDIAIALGVSNATVSLVINGKEKEGRVGHEMAEKIRAKAKELNYEPNNLARSLRIGRSETIGLIVADISNIFFATLAFHIQEYAEKLGYTIIITNTNEDTSKMEKMIQTLQSRQVDGFIIVPTENGEEYISKLVKSKIPVVLLDRCFPAIETSHVMIDNYQTSWLATKHLIALGCKKIALLTYQNKLHHMIERKRGYAEAVQKASIFDPELIKEVSYENITEDTTNAINELLQIKDLDGIFFSTDSICVAGIKYMQQLDRNLFKKINLMSFDKNEIFDFVNYDVPYMMQPLPEMGRKAIDILMNQIINKSNKTEKIELQASLHTCLV; encoded by the coding sequence ATGGCACGAGTTTCAATTAAAGATATAGCAATTGCATTAGGGGTTTCCAACGCTACAGTTTCGTTAGTTATTAACGGCAAAGAAAAGGAAGGCAGAGTGGGACACGAAATGGCTGAAAAGATCAGAGCTAAAGCCAAAGAGTTAAACTATGAGCCTAATAATCTTGCACGAAGCTTACGAATTGGTCGCTCAGAAACAATAGGACTTATTGTAGCTGATATATCGAATATATTCTTTGCAACTCTTGCATTTCATATACAGGAATATGCCGAAAAGCTCGGATATACTATTATTATAACCAATACGAATGAAGATACTTCAAAGATGGAAAAAATGATACAAACACTTCAAAGCAGACAAGTGGATGGTTTCATTATTGTTCCCACAGAGAATGGAGAAGAATATATATCGAAACTGGTTAAATCGAAGATTCCCGTGGTACTGCTTGACAGGTGTTTTCCGGCTATTGAGACAAGTCATGTAATGATTGATAATTATCAGACATCCTGGTTAGCTACCAAACACCTCATAGCTTTAGGGTGTAAAAAAATAGCATTGCTAACTTATCAGAATAAACTTCATCATATGATCGAACGTAAACGCGGATATGCAGAAGCTGTACAAAAAGCCTCTATTTTTGATCCTGAACTTATTAAGGAAGTTAGCTATGAAAATATTACAGAAGATACAACCAATGCAATCAATGAATTGCTTCAGATTAAAGATCTCGACGGTATCTTTTTCTCCACTGACAGTATTTGCGTGGCAGGAATAAAGTATATGCAACAACTGGATAGGAATTTATTTAAGAAAATAAATCTGATGAGTTTTGATAAAAATGAAATATTCGATTTCGTAAATTATGATGTACCTTATATGATGCAACCATTGCCCGAAATGGGGAGAAAAGCAATAGATATATTAATGAATCAAATAATTAATAAATCAAATAAGACTGAGAAGATAGAATTGCAAGCAAGTCTGCATACCTGTTTAGTTTGA
- a CDS encoding TonB-dependent receptor, producing the protein MRFCLRSIFWLLLTLCTVPQIQAKPEESGISQQQNKVSVSGTVVDEKGDAIIGASIIEKGTNNGIVADLDGKFNINVAPNATLQISYLGYITQMVPVAGKRNLSIIMQEDSRNLDEVVVIGYGSQRIKDVTGSIVPVDMKRIEELPVTSISEALQGQIPGLSVTGGSTRPGVAASLSIRQPFTLSKDGGNQLPLVIIDDMIQTDPATGLATLEQFNMLDPSEVESITVLRDASAAIYGSRASQGAIVVKTKRGREGAPKISYSGKFMRNDAVGHTKTLNAHEYGVFANSFLRASGITDEANLYSDSELQAMKSLDYNWLDKAWSAATVMQHSLNVSGGSNKATYFAGASLLDQGANLGDQDFKRWTFRSGADVKLASNFKLSAILSGNNGKQEKSFTKIVSGLNDGSYGSLARGEQADYGILAHMPKYIPWSQTINGVEQWVSPALGPHKVAGTQVTSNQIAAWNYFGLLDNGSIQTNETFSYSANFALEYNIPFVKGLSVKGTYARSHSSSNTEQVQMPYTLALATNTNAAGTHLYTDQTVWSVKENNKNSRVVYSDVIGKSEQMNFYVNYDGVFGLHNISAMASVERSETNVQNKTIFYNNPIPGGYIGGSSSAGTLDPAFTEVKRSETGTLSYLGRASYNYAGKYLAQVLFRADASTKFAPENYWGFFPTLSLGWSISEESWFKDNIKWIDFLKVRASVGKTGKDNIKAWKWLQLYNYASDKGLGFGTSGGTLGPGVTPSATPNRNVRWDTSMKYNAGLDFNVLDNRLSASWDFYFDRNTNILMSLAGEAGVPIFVGGGFAEQNYGAIDAWGTEISINWRDKVGDFHYNIGLNYSFNDNNVRKYPEAGIGYPSDNATRVGSSTIFPSWGFKTWKGTSSGDGILRSDSDIDAYWNYLTDLAAAAGTTPSYLGITDKSKIYKGMLAYQDLNGDLNKEDGSLAGPNGRIIESEDFAKLVKKNRSEGFVTNFGLNWKGLSWAAQIETSWGGYNAIDNVKQGTSSNQMLWAHEAYLKDMFDEDNNINGRYPNLAYYAQSTGYASDFWQVSSFRCFVRSMSVGYTIPKHVFAKTGIDNAKVSLTGNNLWDFYNPYPNNYRNRYDNSSAVYPTLRTWALGVNLTF; encoded by the coding sequence ATGAGATTTTGTCTCAGAAGTATATTTTGGCTTTTATTGACATTGTGTACAGTTCCTCAAATTCAAGCTAAACCAGAGGAATCAGGCATTTCCCAACAACAAAATAAAGTTTCGGTTTCAGGAACTGTTGTTGATGAAAAAGGTGATGCTATTATTGGAGCCAGTATTATCGAAAAAGGAACTAATAATGGTATAGTAGCCGATTTAGATGGAAAATTTAATATCAATGTTGCTCCCAATGCAACTCTTCAAATTTCTTATCTTGGATATATAACTCAAATGGTGCCGGTAGCAGGAAAACGAAATCTGTCTATAATTATGCAGGAAGATTCCCGGAATCTTGATGAAGTTGTAGTAATCGGGTATGGTAGCCAAAGAATAAAGGATGTAACAGGATCTATTGTACCTGTAGATATGAAACGAATCGAAGAACTTCCTGTAACCAGTATAAGTGAAGCCTTACAAGGACAGATTCCCGGACTCTCAGTTACCGGAGGAAGTACTCGTCCCGGTGTAGCTGCATCATTGAGCATTCGCCAGCCATTTACATTATCGAAAGATGGAGGTAATCAATTGCCATTGGTTATTATCGATGATATGATTCAAACCGATCCAGCAACTGGATTAGCAACATTAGAGCAGTTCAATATGCTTGATCCTTCAGAAGTCGAAAGTATTACAGTGCTACGTGATGCGAGTGCTGCAATTTACGGATCCAGAGCATCTCAAGGTGCTATTGTCGTGAAGACAAAAAGAGGTAGAGAAGGAGCCCCTAAAATTTCTTATTCCGGAAAATTTATGAGAAACGATGCTGTTGGGCATACAAAAACATTAAATGCTCATGAATATGGCGTTTTTGCAAATAGCTTTTTGCGAGCCAGTGGAATTACAGATGAAGCAAATTTATATTCGGACAGTGAATTACAAGCTATGAAATCTTTAGATTATAATTGGCTTGATAAAGCATGGTCTGCTGCAACTGTTATGCAACATTCATTAAATGTGAGTGGAGGATCAAACAAAGCTACCTATTTTGCAGGAGCATCTCTATTAGATCAAGGAGCGAATTTAGGAGATCAGGATTTCAAAAGATGGACTTTCAGGTCGGGGGCAGATGTCAAATTAGCCTCAAATTTTAAATTAAGTGCTATTTTATCAGGAAATAATGGTAAACAAGAAAAATCATTTACCAAGATAGTTAGTGGATTGAATGATGGAAGCTATGGTTCTTTGGCAAGAGGAGAACAAGCCGATTATGGTATTTTGGCGCATATGCCTAAATATATACCTTGGAGTCAAACTATTAATGGTGTTGAACAATGGGTTTCACCGGCATTGGGCCCGCATAAAGTTGCAGGAACTCAAGTTACATCTAATCAAATAGCTGCATGGAACTATTTCGGATTATTGGATAATGGATCAATACAAACAAACGAAACTTTCAGCTATAGTGCCAACTTCGCATTAGAATATAATATTCCTTTTGTAAAAGGCTTGTCAGTAAAAGGAACCTATGCCCGCAGCCACTCGTCGAGCAATACAGAACAAGTGCAGATGCCTTATACATTAGCACTTGCCACGAATACAAATGCAGCAGGTACTCACTTATATACAGACCAAACTGTTTGGAGTGTGAAAGAAAATAATAAAAATTCACGTGTTGTTTATTCTGATGTAATTGGTAAAAGTGAACAAATGAACTTTTATGTAAATTACGATGGCGTTTTCGGATTGCATAATATATCAGCAATGGCTTCTGTAGAACGTTCTGAAACTAATGTACAGAATAAAACCATATTTTATAACAACCCTATTCCCGGTGGATATATCGGAGGCAGTTCTTCTGCGGGAACGTTGGATCCGGCTTTTACGGAAGTAAAACGCTCTGAAACAGGAACATTATCGTATCTGGGACGTGCAAGTTACAATTATGCAGGTAAATATCTGGCTCAAGTACTGTTTCGTGCAGATGCATCGACCAAGTTTGCTCCCGAAAATTACTGGGGGTTTTTCCCAACCTTGTCTTTAGGATGGAGTATATCTGAGGAATCGTGGTTTAAAGATAATATTAAATGGATTGACTTTCTGAAAGTTCGTGCATCTGTAGGAAAGACCGGAAAAGATAATATTAAAGCATGGAAATGGTTACAGCTTTATAATTATGCCTCAGACAAAGGGCTTGGCTTTGGAACTTCAGGTGGCACACTCGGACCGGGTGTCACACCAAGTGCAACTCCCAATCGTAATGTACGGTGGGATACAAGTATGAAGTATAATGCGGGACTTGACTTTAATGTGCTGGATAACCGCTTGTCAGCAAGTTGGGATTTCTATTTTGACAGAAATACAAATATCTTGATGTCTTTAGCCGGAGAAGCCGGTGTTCCCATTTTTGTTGGCGGAGGTTTTGCCGAGCAAAACTATGGAGCTATTGATGCGTGGGGTACTGAAATATCCATCAACTGGCGTGATAAAGTAGGTGATTTTCACTATAATATAGGTTTAAACTATAGCTTTAATGACAATAATGTTCGTAAGTATCCGGAAGCCGGAATTGGTTATCCATCCGATAATGCCACACGAGTTGGTAGTTCTACCATTTTTCCTTCATGGGGATTTAAAACATGGAAAGGCACAAGTAGTGGAGATGGTATACTTCGTTCCGACAGCGATATTGATGCATATTGGAATTATTTGACTGATTTAGCTGCGGCGGCAGGTACTACTCCTTCTTATTTAGGAATAACCGATAAGTCGAAGATTTATAAAGGTATGCTTGCTTATCAGGATTTAAATGGAGATTTAAATAAAGAAGACGGCTCATTAGCCGGACCTAATGGTCGAATCATTGAAAGTGAAGATTTCGCTAAACTAGTAAAGAAGAATAGATCCGAGGGTTTTGTCACCAATTTTGGACTAAACTGGAAGGGATTAAGTTGGGCTGCTCAAATCGAAACATCCTGGGGTGGATATAACGCCATTGATAATGTAAAGCAAGGAACTTCTTCTAATCAAATGCTTTGGGCACATGAGGCATATTTAAAAGATATGTTTGATGAAGATAATAATATAAACGGAAGATATCCCAATCTTGCTTACTATGCACAATCAACGGGCTACGCTTCCGATTTTTGGCAAGTTTCATCTTTCAGATGTTTTGTAAGAAGTATGAGTGTTGGATATACTATACCTAAACACGTATTTGCTAAAACAGGTATCGACAATGCTAAAGTAAGTCTTACAGGTAATAATCTTTGGGATTTTTATAATCCATACCCTAACAATTATCGTAACAGATACGACAATTCATCAGCTGTTTATCCGACTCTGAGAACATGGGCTTTGGGTGTAAATCTTACATTCTAA
- a CDS encoding glycoside hydrolase family 2 TIM barrel-domain containing protein — protein sequence MNKKILFLLFSLFLSLTSFGKDLQPKTSVAGLFDLNDSGRKVYNFNVGWRFQRGNPKGAELVDFDDSKWDIVSTPHTVQLMPAEASGGRNYQGPAWYRKHFIVDGTLEDKLINVYFEAAMGKTTVYLNGTKVEEHLGGYLPFSIELTQYGIKAGDKCLIAVLTDNSDDKSFPPGKKQSTLDFTYHGGIYRDVWLITTSKIHISDPNKEDKPAGGGIFVHYDEISKKKASIVIDTDIVNKSANNENIKIETRLCDANGNHIKTLTSKINLRKGESKQTSQKIEVNSPHLWSPDSPYLYHIESKIISSNGKILDGGITRAGIRKAEFRGKDGFWLNDELSDKLIGGNRHQDFAYVGNAVPNSQHWRDAKKLRDAGCRIVRVAHYPQDPSFMDACDELGIFVIVATPGWQYWNKDPQFAELVYKDIRNMIRRDRNHPSVLMWEPILNETRFPLDFSLNAHKITHEEYPYMGAFCVADAHSEGVADNYEVVYGWPKDVGNYKQSIFTREFGENVDDWYAHNTNNRASRSWGERPQVVQALQLAKAYNEMYTESNQFIGGALWHPFDHQRGYHPDPYWGGLMDAFRQPKYSYYMFKSQVDANLKHPLSETGPMIFIAHEISPFSDTDVTLFTNCDEVRLIVYGKDTLIQKVQKAKYGMPHPPVIFKDVFDFNAMREYPYVQKQWQKVTFVAEGLINGKVVCSTTKMPSRRSTKLSLRIDNEGRQLYADGSDFVPVICEVTDDEGNIRRLAKEQILFTVEGEGEIIGGSQIGANPRIVEFGSAPVLVRSTINPGKIKVHACVLFEGEHAPTPADIEFETIPSNRTLLFLEKPIANKNASEAYQRSFNRQLTEEERKKALDEVERQQTEFGQ from the coding sequence ATGAATAAAAAAATACTTTTTTTATTATTTTCTCTATTTTTATCACTTACCTCTTTTGGGAAAGACCTTCAACCGAAAACATCTGTTGCAGGACTTTTTGATTTGAATGATTCAGGGAGAAAAGTTTATAACTTTAATGTGGGCTGGCGATTTCAAAGAGGTAATCCGAAGGGAGCGGAACTCGTAGATTTTGATGACTCTAAATGGGATATCGTTTCTACACCTCACACAGTTCAGTTAATGCCTGCAGAGGCAAGTGGTGGTCGGAACTATCAGGGACCGGCATGGTACAGAAAACATTTCATAGTAGACGGAACCTTAGAGGATAAACTCATAAACGTTTATTTTGAAGCGGCAATGGGCAAAACAACTGTTTACTTAAATGGTACAAAGGTAGAGGAACATTTAGGAGGCTATCTACCTTTTAGCATAGAATTAACTCAATATGGAATAAAAGCAGGTGACAAATGTTTGATTGCAGTATTAACGGATAACTCCGATGACAAGAGTTTTCCTCCGGGAAAAAAGCAATCCACTCTCGACTTTACATATCATGGAGGTATCTACAGGGATGTATGGTTAATAACAACTTCAAAAATTCATATATCCGACCCAAATAAAGAGGATAAGCCTGCCGGTGGTGGCATATTTGTACATTACGATGAAATATCTAAAAAGAAAGCATCTATAGTTATTGATACCGATATCGTGAATAAGTCTGCAAATAATGAAAATATCAAAATAGAGACTCGCCTGTGCGATGCTAACGGGAATCATATAAAAACACTTACATCTAAAATCAATCTGAGAAAAGGAGAATCAAAACAAACAAGTCAAAAAATAGAAGTAAACTCTCCTCACTTATGGTCACCTGATAGTCCTTATTTATACCATATCGAGTCAAAAATTATCTCATCAAACGGTAAAATATTAGATGGTGGAATTACACGTGCAGGAATTAGAAAAGCAGAATTCAGAGGGAAGGACGGATTTTGGTTAAACGATGAATTATCAGACAAACTGATAGGAGGAAACCGTCATCAGGATTTTGCCTATGTGGGCAATGCTGTTCCTAACTCTCAACATTGGCGGGATGCCAAGAAACTTCGTGATGCAGGCTGTCGCATAGTTCGTGTGGCACATTATCCGCAAGACCCCTCTTTCATGGATGCCTGCGACGAATTGGGCATATTTGTTATTGTAGCAACTCCCGGATGGCAATACTGGAATAAAGACCCTCAATTTGCGGAATTGGTTTACAAAGATATACGCAACATGATACGGAGAGATCGTAATCACCCATCGGTTCTAATGTGGGAACCAATATTAAATGAAACTCGCTTTCCTTTAGATTTCTCGCTTAATGCTCATAAGATCACACACGAAGAATATCCGTATATGGGAGCTTTCTGTGTGGCTGATGCACATTCGGAAGGTGTTGCCGACAATTACGAAGTAGTCTACGGATGGCCTAAAGATGTAGGAAATTACAAGCAATCGATATTCACACGTGAATTTGGTGAAAACGTAGATGACTGGTATGCTCATAATACAAATAACAGAGCATCCCGCAGTTGGGGAGAGAGACCTCAAGTAGTTCAAGCCCTGCAGTTAGCTAAAGCTTACAATGAAATGTACACCGAGAGTAATCAGTTCATAGGAGGTGCATTGTGGCATCCTTTCGATCATCAGAGAGGTTATCATCCCGATCCATATTGGGGAGGACTGATGGACGCATTCCGCCAGCCTAAATACTCCTATTATATGTTCAAGAGTCAGGTAGATGCAAACCTTAAACACCCTCTATCTGAAACAGGTCCTATGATATTTATTGCACATGAAATATCTCCTTTTTCAGATACGGATGTAACCCTATTTACCAATTGCGATGAAGTTAGACTAATTGTTTACGGAAAAGATACTTTGATCCAGAAAGTACAGAAGGCTAAATATGGAATGCCCCATCCTCCTGTTATTTTCAAAGATGTATTTGATTTCAATGCCATGAGGGAATATCCATATGTACAAAAACAATGGCAGAAAGTAACTTTTGTAGCCGAAGGTCTTATAAATGGAAAAGTAGTTTGTTCTACAACTAAAATGCCATCGAGACGCTCTACCAAATTGAGCTTAAGAATAGATAATGAAGGCAGACAATTGTATGCAGATGGATCTGATTTTGTACCCGTTATATGTGAAGTAACAGATGATGAAGGCAATATTCGCAGATTGGCTAAAGAACAAATCCTATTTACAGTAGAAGGAGAAGGAGAAATAATCGGAGGATCGCAAATCGGTGCCAATCCAAGAATTGTAGAATTTGGTTCTGCCCCTGTTTTAGTTCGGTCGACCATAAATCCCGGAAAAATAAAAGTACATGCCTGTGTGTTGTTTGAGGGAGAGCACGCTCCTACTCCGGCTGATATCGAATTCGAAACGATTCCATCAAATCGTACGCTTCTATTCCTCGAAAAACCGATAGCCAATAAGAATGCCAGTGAAGCATATCAGCGAAGTTTTAACAGACAGCTGACAGAGGAAGAAAGAAAAAAAGCTTTAGATGAAGTAGAAAGGCAGCAAACCGAATTTGGACAATAA
- a CDS encoding RagB/SusD family nutrient uptake outer membrane protein, with protein MNKNKIWSLTLFLSLVLAGCSDQFLEDKRNFDSFDESIFTNETQTGWYIDRIYYDFFAGYNSPIKTLVGSYSDDKSRMTEEIGGTINNLINPGKTLETSADCPTYFGAQLVANPQNHPYTRIRNCNILIEKMDVVGASLPETFRNNAKGQMYFFRALQYFDLVRTYGGVPIVTEVLNASSTDESIKYPRATTSECIAQIIKDLDKAAELLPTEWVASSGYGRFNKAAALAMKSRVLLTHASPLFNTDWDNAGNQRWQLALEAGLAAEKELSAMGYGLYGNSAKDWQNMFLIDNKFCSEVIMVQMCSPATSTAINNGWEKSIRLSSQSGSGGIPAPKEMIDLFPLENGVRPTKSNGYDETNFYLNRDPRFYRTFAFSGCKWGHKTNANAVVWAYRYKKTDNKTIVYADGNQLKSPAFVRKMSNPVADDNSFEYSGTDIFEYRYAELLLNIAECYAAKGDIANCTAYLGKIRKRVGIASANNYGIGTLADKYAAIEACLYERRIELAYEGKRFWDIQRWMLYNDDASVNNNTCAKLGIKPINGTTRTGNHWQAIATGNTDPIASIRGTISIDPDASNFKDQLNALAKFYADNFTLVSPETAMDVDGKNPVNILWRQNYYVFGLHTTVLTNNSWLEQTTGWKDPFGTMGTYNFQK; from the coding sequence ATGAATAAAAATAAAATATGGAGTCTGACTCTATTCCTCTCACTGGTATTAGCAGGCTGTAGTGACCAGTTTTTAGAAGATAAGAGGAACTTTGATTCATTTGATGAATCCATTTTTACAAATGAAACGCAAACCGGTTGGTATATTGATAGAATATATTATGATTTTTTTGCAGGCTATAATTCACCTATAAAAACATTAGTAGGAAGCTATTCTGATGATAAGAGCAGAATGACAGAAGAGATAGGTGGAACTATCAATAACCTGATTAACCCTGGAAAAACACTCGAAACTTCGGCTGATTGTCCTACCTATTTTGGAGCTCAATTAGTTGCTAATCCTCAAAACCACCCATATACACGTATTAGAAATTGTAATATTTTGATAGAAAAAATGGATGTGGTTGGTGCAAGTCTTCCTGAAACTTTTCGTAATAATGCAAAAGGGCAGATGTACTTTTTTCGTGCTCTCCAATATTTCGATCTGGTTCGCACTTATGGTGGAGTACCTATTGTCACAGAAGTACTTAATGCCTCATCTACGGATGAGAGTATTAAATACCCACGTGCTACAACTTCTGAATGTATTGCACAAATCATAAAAGATTTGGATAAAGCTGCCGAATTATTGCCTACAGAATGGGTTGCTTCATCTGGATATGGAAGATTTAATAAAGCCGCAGCTTTGGCTATGAAGAGCCGAGTTTTGTTAACTCATGCAAGTCCTTTATTTAATACCGATTGGGATAATGCAGGAAATCAACGCTGGCAACTGGCTTTGGAAGCTGGACTTGCTGCTGAGAAAGAACTGTCGGCAATGGGATACGGCTTGTACGGAAATTCTGCAAAAGATTGGCAAAATATGTTTTTGATTGATAATAAATTCTGTTCGGAAGTTATTATGGTACAAATGTGTTCACCGGCCACAAGTACAGCAATAAATAATGGTTGGGAAAAATCGATCAGATTATCAAGCCAAAGTGGTAGTGGCGGAATACCGGCTCCTAAAGAAATGATTGATTTATTTCCTCTGGAGAATGGAGTACGTCCAACTAAATCGAACGGTTATGATGAAACAAATTTCTATTTGAACAGAGATCCCAGATTCTATCGTACGTTTGCCTTTTCGGGATGTAAATGGGGACATAAAACGAATGCCAATGCTGTTGTTTGGGCATATCGCTATAAAAAAACTGATAATAAAACAATTGTTTATGCCGATGGCAATCAGTTGAAGAGTCCCGCATTTGTTCGTAAAATGTCCAATCCAGTTGCCGATGATAACTCCTTTGAATATTCAGGAACTGATATCTTTGAATACCGTTATGCTGAACTATTATTGAATATTGCCGAATGTTATGCAGCTAAAGGAGATATTGCCAATTGTACTGCTTATTTAGGAAAAATCCGTAAACGTGTTGGCATTGCGTCGGCTAATAATTATGGAATAGGAACCTTAGCAGATAAATATGCTGCAATTGAAGCATGTTTGTACGAACGTCGTATCGAATTAGCTTACGAAGGAAAACGTTTCTGGGATATTCAACGTTGGATGTTATATAATGATGATGCTTCTGTAAATAATAATACTTGTGCCAAATTAGGAATAAAACCAATCAATGGAACAACACGTACCGGTAATCACTGGCAAGCTATTGCAACAGGTAATACTGACCCGATAGCGTCTATCAGAGGTACTATATCAATAGATCCTGACGCTTCTAACTTTAAAGACCAGTTGAATGCTTTGGCTAAGTTTTATGCAGATAATTTCACATTAGTATCTCCTGAAACAGCAATGGATGTAGATGGAAAAAATCCGGTAAATATCCTTTGGAGACAAAACTATTATGTGTTCGGTCTACATACTACCGTATTAACGAATAACTCGTGGTTAGAACAAACTACAGGTTGGAAGGATCCTTTCGGTACTATGGGAACATATAATTTTCAAAAATAA
- a CDS encoding glycoside hydrolase family 28 protein — translation MKNLLLTIYFLSVFFFSNAETINLKSFGGKTDGKTSNTAIIKKAIDKLTADGGGTLYFPAGTYLTGPIKLESNITIDIESGATILFSGEYEEYLPFVEMRYEGVVMKSFCPLFYAYEKENITIKGRGKIDGNGSHWWHVAWAMDGIEKYAPLLKRVAPLQELWDKENPNLKIEKQSDWKRTFDKKFFRPPFIQMYKSKNILIEGITIVNSPFWTINPEFCENITVKGVSIFNPYSPNTDGINPSSCKDVHISDCHISVGDDCITLKSGRDLQGREYATPCENVTITNCTMLAGHGGVVIGSEMSGDVRKITISNCIFDGTDRGIRIKSTRGRGGIVEEIRVSNVVMKNIKKEAVTLNLFYSNVPAEPLSERTPIFRNIHFSNITGSGVNAACTIWGIEEAPISNITFTDVNIDAQTGFDIYKSKDLTFTDVQVNATLSPSFTIKNSENIYMNNVYTLQPNPEKSLISLTDVKDVFINRCFPLSGSKSFLKAEGASTNNIILTGNYLKRLNQTIEKSQDLNPNAIIIE, via the coding sequence ATGAAGAACTTATTATTAACTATTTATTTTCTAAGTGTATTTTTTTTCAGTAATGCTGAAACGATTAACTTGAAATCTTTCGGAGGAAAAACTGACGGAAAAACCTCAAATACCGCGATAATAAAAAAAGCCATCGATAAGCTAACCGCAGATGGAGGAGGTACGTTATATTTTCCTGCAGGAACATACCTTACAGGTCCTATAAAACTAGAAAGTAATATAACTATTGATATCGAATCGGGAGCTACAATTCTATTTTCGGGTGAATACGAAGAATACCTTCCATTTGTAGAGATGCGTTATGAAGGCGTTGTTATGAAAAGCTTCTGCCCTCTGTTTTATGCTTACGAAAAAGAGAATATCACTATCAAAGGAAGAGGTAAAATCGACGGAAACGGTTCTCATTGGTGGCATGTGGCATGGGCAATGGATGGGATTGAAAAATATGCACCACTATTGAAAAGAGTTGCTCCTTTACAGGAACTTTGGGATAAAGAAAATCCGAATTTAAAAATAGAAAAACAATCGGACTGGAAAAGAACGTTTGATAAAAAATTCTTTCGTCCCCCATTCATTCAGATGTACAAAAGTAAGAATATATTGATAGAAGGAATTACAATTGTTAACTCTCCTTTCTGGACAATAAATCCTGAGTTCTGCGAAAATATAACTGTCAAAGGCGTATCTATTTTTAACCCCTATTCTCCAAATACCGATGGCATCAATCCATCATCATGCAAAGATGTCCATATTTCGGATTGCCATATCAGTGTGGGAGACGATTGTATTACATTGAAATCGGGACGTGACCTTCAAGGTCGTGAATATGCGACACCTTGCGAGAATGTGACAATCACCAACTGTACGATGCTGGCAGGTCACGGAGGTGTAGTTATAGGTAGCGAAATGTCAGGCGATGTTCGTAAAATAACTATTTCAAATTGTATTTTCGACGGAACGGACAGGGGTATCCGTATAAAATCGACTAGAGGAAGAGGCGGAATAGTGGAAGAAATAAGGGTAAGCAATGTGGTGATGAAAAACATCAAGAAAGAGGCAGTTACATTGAATCTTTTCTATTCGAATGTACCTGCCGAACCTCTGTCAGAAAGAACGCCTATATTCAGAAACATTCACTTCTCAAACATTACAGGATCGGGCGTTAATGCAGCCTGTACTATCTGGGGAATCGAAGAAGCTCCCATTTCGAATATAACTTTTACTGATGTTAATATAGATGCTCAAACAGGATTTGACATTTACAAATCAAAGGATTTGACATTTACTGATGTTCAGGTAAATGCAACTTTAAGCCCCTCATTTACAATTAAGAATTCGGAAAATATATACATGAATAATGTATATACATTACAACCTAATCCTGAGAAAAGTTTAATCTCATTGACAGATGTTAAAGACGTTTTTATTAATAGATGCTTTCCTCTTTCCGGAAGCAAATCGTTCTTAAAAGCAGAGGGAGCAAGTACCAACAATATTATACTGACAGGCAACTATCTTAAAAGATTAAACCAAACTATTGAGAAATCACAGGATCTAAATCCGAATGCAATAATTATAGAATAA